CCAGACATAAGAATCGGTTATCCGTACACATATTGGGGTCCATTGTGCTTCGTGTTGGCCGTTACAATTTGTCGTGAGGCGGTCGATGATTTTCGTCGACATCAACGTGATCATGAGGTGAACTCACAGAAATATAAAAGATTGATACCGAGTGATTTGCAATATGAAATGGTACCGTCGTCAAAACTGAAAGTTGGCGATATCgttatagtggagaaggatgaacgCGTGCCAGCGGATTTGGTGCTATTGAGGACAAGCGATAAGAGTGGATCGGTTTTTGTGAGGACGGATCAACTTGATGGTGAGTGGGTTTGATTGTTTAGGAAGTGGAATGGGTTGTAATTGCTCCTTGTTTTCGTTATTCAACAGGCGAAACTGACTGGAAACTAAGACTTGCCGTATCCATGACACAAAAGCTAAACAGTGATTCTGATTTATTTAACATTGACGCCAGTATTTATATTGAGAAGCCACAAAATGACATACATTCTTTCATCGGGACGTTTTCGATCGTAAGTTGACTTTGAATAATGTTTTGATGTCCTACAGAGGATTGCCAATGAGTAAAGAAGAGTCCTTGTAATCATTCACGTATTCTGTTTGAGACTGTAAGCTTGGTCTTTCAGTCTTTTCTTTATCTCCctcttttgttgttattttgtaACTccttggatttgcctttcttgcTAAAGTTCCGGAAGGCATcaaatatttgtatatattttaataCGATTTCGTAGCAGGATGGAAACGATGAAGGCAGCTTGAATGTTGAAAATACTTTGTGGGCGAATACAGTAGTAGCAGCGGGTACTGCAACAGGAATTGTCATCTACACAGGATGCGAAACACGAAGTGTGATGAATAATTCGTCGCCAAGATCGAAGGTTGGATTATTGGACATGGAAATTAATGGGCTTACAAAGGTAAGATGAGATGCAGGGAAATACTTGATAAAGCGATAACACCATTCATTCGAACAactaaaatattataaatattttcagGTTCTATTTTGCGCTGTCATGGGTCTTGCCTTGGTAATGATGTGCCTCAAAGGATTCAATGGACCATGGTATCGGTaagtcttttctttttcttcaaacacgCTTGGGAAATTATAAAATTGAATCGCAATGGGGTTTTCAGATATTTGTTCCGCTTCGTCCTGCTTTTCTCCTACATCATTCCAATTAGTCTTCGCGTAAATCTCGACATGGGCAAAGCATTTTATTCATGGCAAATTCAAAATGATCCAGAAATTGAAGGCACAGTTGTGCGTTCAACTACTATACCCGAAGAACTGGGTCGAATCTCGTATTTACTCACAGATAAAACCGGAACATTGACACAAAACGAGATGGTcttcaaaaaaattcacttaGGCGTTGTAGCTCATGACAATGACACATTTCATCACGTTGCCCAAGCGATTGAATCATTAACATCCAATACAGGAGCTGGACAGGAAATTTCACCACCAGCTGCGAAACCCTCATcgatatttggtggaaatcgattGCGACGTCCAGAGGGTTGGCGTGTCTGGGAAGCCGTGAAAGCTTTAGCTCTTTGCCACAATGTTACTCCTGTCTATGATAATGATAAGGCCGCTACAAACAAAGCACAAGAGAAACAACGTAACTCGCCCACACGTTCGACCATCAACATGGAAACGAAGAAAAGTAGCGATGAAATAACATACCAAGCTTCAAGCCCTGATGAAATTGCTCTGGTTAAGTGGACTGAGCAAGTTGGTTTGGCGCTAGTAGCCCGCGATTTAAACTCTGTTACGCTACAATTGCGTCATAAAGTAAAAAACAAGAAAGGAGGAAATCAATCCAGCACACCAGCAACTCCATCCTCAAGTAGCACAGCAAGCACTGCTTCATTGGATTCCATTGGAGGTTCTGATGGTTTGATGAAGTTCCACATCTTGCAAGTCTTCCCATTCACCAGTGAATCAAAGCGAATGGGCATTATTGTAAAAGATGCCCAGACAGGTGAAATAACGTTCTATTTGAAAGGTGCTGATGTTGTCATGTCTGCCATCGTTCAGTACAATGACTGGCTGAGCGAAGAAAGTGGAAATATGGCACGAGAGGGCCTCCGAACTCTGGTCGTTGCGAAGAAAGTTCTAACTGAAGATCAGTATAATGATTTCGAGACGAGATTCAACGCTGCCCGTCTAAGCGTAACCGATAGAACGGCTAAAGTCTCAGCAGTTGTTGAGTCCTTGGAACGCGAAATGGAACTTTTATGTTTAACCGGTGTTGAGGATCGACTACAAGATGGTGTAAGACCCACTCTGGAACTACTACGAAACGCTGGCGTACGAGTTTGGATGTTAACTGGTGACAAACTCGAAACCGCGACATGTATTGCAAAGAGTTCGCAGCTCGTGGGACGTAATCAAGGACTGCATATTTTGAAATCAGTTCAAACTCGAACAGACGCACATCTGGAACTGAATCAGTTCCGACGTAAACAAGGTTGTGCCCTTGTTGTTTCGGGCgaaagccttgaagtgtgcctTCAATATTACGATATCGAATTTATGGAATTAGCAACAGCATGTCCAGCGGTAGTTTGTTGTCGCTGTAGTCCCACACAAAAGGCACAAGTTGTTGATTTAATCCAGAAACATACAGGGAAGCGCACATGTGCCGTCGGTGACGGTGGCAACGATGTAAGCATGATACAACAATCAGACGCTGGAATTGGTATTGAAGGTCGCGAAGGGCGACAAGCATCATTGGCTGGTGATTTTAGTATTCCGCAATTTTCACATATCGCCAAATTGTTGCTGGTACATGGACGCCGATCTTATAAGCGGTCAGCGGCGCTTTCGCAATTCGTCATACATCGTGGACTGATTATATCGACAATGCAAGCTGTTTTCTCGGCTGTGTTTTATTTGAGTTCAGTAGCATTGTATCAAGGTTTCCTGATGGTTGGATATGCAACGGTATACACAATGTTTCCGGTGTTCTCGTTGGTATTGGATCAAGATATTGACTCGGCGATTGCAATTACGTATCCGGAGTTATATAAGGAGCTGGCGAAAGGTCGGAGTCTTAGTTATAAGACTTTCTTCGTGTGGGTTTTAATCAGTATATATCAAGGCGGAGTGATTATGTATGGAGCTTTAATATTGTTCGAGGATGAATTCATTCATATCGTGGCGATTAGCTTTTCGGCTTTGATATTGACAGAGTTGATAATGGTGGCGTTGACAATTCGAACATGGCATAGGTAAGGCTGAAGTTATCTCTGTTCTGAAATGGTATAATGACATGAAATTTTCATTGACAGGTTAATGGTTCTTGCCGAAATATTCAGTCTGATGCTTTATCTAATATCTTTGGCTGTTCTCCATGAATACTTTGGtgagtttttaatttttagatagTATCTAGCATGATAGTTTTTTTGTATAATGTAGAATGTGATCAACAGAGAATTTTGGACAAAGTTGTAAAGTTCTAGGTATAAACATAAACGtaaaaacatcaaaataaaaataagtgcTGGTGGTGACGAAAGACGGGTGGAACGAAGAATGCTCAGAAGGAATGATTTGATCCATTTTACTGTACGCATTTCCTGAGTGGCCGTCCGTTTTAAGATTCCACGCGGGAGTGCAACTTACAATCACACTACAAATCGCCTTATCCTCAGTAAAAGTCTGCACTTTTAACGGGCGTTAACTTACGCTATCTGCCCGAATTTAGCTTCGGTTTCAAGCTGTCCTAAAGAAAGAAATCAAGTGGTGGTCATTTATGAGGTGACATGATGACATGATATATTATCACCTAAGATTTCATCACGACTACTTAGTGCGGACTAATTTCAGAACGTGAGAGAAAGAAGTGACTTACGTGGGGTTTCGTTTGTGTCTGGAGACTAATGCGCTgcaccaataataataataataatcgttggcgcaacaatccatgttggatcagggccttgaagtgtgttagagcacttcattcaagaccataacggtacactacaggattatagtaagtaccctgtagaaggcaatgtggtgagcattgcgctcgcccaagattattaccctgatttgactcaggtactcattcacagctgagtcgactggtatccgacgttaaatcacgatacaaattccactgccaccagtgagatttgaaccgcgaccttccgtacgacagccttgcgctctaaccactcagctatccgaacacggCGCTGCACCAAGCCTACTGTAATGAACGACGCATAATTTTCTGGTGTTCTGAGTATGAAATACCAATGAAATTCAACTCggaattatttgaatttttgatgcCGGTGGATAGGTCTGGCAGAGCTTGGTTGCTCAGAGAATATTTGACTGAATTCAGCGTAATGAGTATGCGCTTGATGATGAACTTCCGACACTTCGGCGTTTCCatctcttaaaaaaaaattttctactACTCTCAATAGCCATTTTCATGAACCATGTATCGTCGTTTGTTGTGCTCATTGAATGTAATGAAGGATTTCAGAAAATTTACGAATTCTTACTATTGAATTATGCCTCCGCGGCCCGTCACGGTTCAGCTCATCTCACGATTTCTTGGCTGCAATACTTCTCTATTGTTCTGTCCCAAGTGCCCTTGGAACGACCCACCCGTCGgcatcttaggagagtggattccactacatggcgtagTCAGCAACGCAATTGttgccccttcttaatgtgtgacataTCCATTGtcatttccgccttccgatcgcaGTGCGCACGAGTGCAAGGTCTGTGCGctaaccaagttcttcgtttgagatattaTCAAGCcggcgtactccgatgatactgAGAACCTTAAtttggttggtgtttatcttcagtcaaacTCTGCTTgattctttttccaaatcgaaAGCCATTTGAACAAGGGCCATGACGCGATGAGAgatgtgtttgaagaaagacgttatagtccattgaattcctttacGTCCTCCGGATAAAGCAGCATGAAGTACATCACCGAaaacgagaagaaataatattggtgacaagatgcaaaccTGGCAGACtccggtgcagcacgtgaccaGCTCTCAAGCTCGCCggttttactccatttgagtgcatggccgaaatgattttttttctgccaGGAGGTACAGTCCTTATCCGCATGGTACGGTATCTAGCCATTTCACCTACAAGAGGACGAACATCATCGGATGTGATGCAATTAAGAACTATGGTGAAGTGTACTTTCTAGCTCTTCAGTGGAGTTGCTCGTCCTCGtaaatgagaagtcgaccgttaacgtcctttagaagaccatcgaaagatttgcagtcacttctgaaatcattgcgttctgcgacaTATCTTTTGtcgcggcgtacactacgctgaagttCTCGGCATTTCGCTCAGTATCGgggttcgagcgcgtcacgtccgccatcactcacagcggtcagtagagccgtAAACCCCTTCCGTTCGTCGATCCGCGTCCACgcttccgcagtcagccagattgtatgacgccccttcgaaaCGTAGTCGACGAGCATATGGGAAGTGTTTTTTTGATGGTGACTCGGTGCTCATCTATATTCTCAAGCGGGttattcagtatatctgccgagCACGAATCTtctaccattatcgttacggtcgtcaagaccgtgtttcccgttcacatgtccgagtaaggtgttgtcaaagcccaccttggcattgatcacccatcacgatcacaatgcaacctttaggaagcctgctCTAAATTGCGTGTAATTGGCCGTAGAAAGCACCTTCTCCATTACATCGAAAATctctgttggtgcatagcattatacaattgtgatgctccttaacctgaaccgaaatcttgcagtcttGCGATAGCCATCAAAAACAACCCGACATCGGATTCGAGTCGAGTACAAATGCACATTGCCATAAGCGTGGCAAGATGGacaggaatactctccagagtcccaccatctgaCTTCGCTTAAGTCCAGAATCTCCAGCTTATGTCAAGTTCAAGTTGCCGAGGAACGTTTTCGGTAGGCAAAGGTCTTTGACGTGAGGTCAGCCCCTATCTGAGGCGTTTTtgtcgtttcggtagcaataaagtttccaaatttacaggttgctagcccacaaatttctatctattattgtcatagctgttatcggttgtgattttcgactctagataggagaaattttcaacggtctcaaagttttagtctcctatcttcattcttttcgtttgaccagtgcgattcgatgttgttcgttcttttggttttggcgctgacattgccaccatgtacttcgtcttgccttcatgaatgtgcggcccaagatctcgcgccgcctgttcgatctggatgaaggtagactgtacatctcgagttgttcttcccatgatgtcgatattgtcagcgtaggccagtaattgggtggacttaaagatgatGGTGCATTacatcagcattacggatcactttctccagggccaggttaaagaggacgcatgatagaatttccccttgtcgtagaccgttgttgatgtcgaatggtcttgagagtgatcctgctgcttttatctggtctcgcacattggtcagagtcagcctagtcagtcttatcaatgtcgttgggataccaaattctctcatggctcatagacggctttaaagtcgatgaaaaaatggtgcaactaatgttcatattccaacagtttttctatcgcttgccgcagagagaaaatctgatttgttgctgatatgcctggactgaagcctcttcggtatgggccaatgatgttctgggcgtatggggctatccggcctagcaagatagcggagaatatcttacagatagtactcagcaacgtgagacctctataattgctgcattgtgtgatatctccctttttatgtatgagacagataatgcctcttcgtcagtcgtcaggcattgattcgcttaataccttgagcacaagttgatgaaccacctggtgtaattggtcgcctcatatttaaccaattcggctgtaattccatcggctcctggcgacttatgatttttaagccgatgaattgcacggactgtttttttcta
The window above is part of the Hermetia illucens chromosome 3, iHerIll2.2.curated.20191125, whole genome shotgun sequence genome. Proteins encoded here:
- the LOC119653225 gene encoding probable phospholipid-transporting ATPase IIA isoform X1, translated to MMDMQLRDFEMSDSETELLINPAAVAAAAGRTTRLRLRNERNGERVHLLPPDTTGILFPKNRRRRNFTLASCCRTLICGCWWWAWRKWFAPRELRARTVRIGRSIDEKFPPNEIRNQKYNLITFLPLVLFEQFRFFLNLYFLLMALSQFIPDIRIGYPYTYWGPLCFVLAVTICREAVDDFRRHQRDHEVNSQKYKRLIPSDLQYEMVPSSKLKVGDIVIVEKDERVPADLVLLRTSDKSGSVFVRTDQLDGETDWKLRLAVSMTQKLNSDSDLFNIDASIYIEKPQNDIHSFIGTFSIQDGNDEGSLNVENTLWANTVVAAGTATGIVIYTGCETRSVMNNSSPRSKVGLLDMEINGLTKVLFCAVMGLALVMMCLKGFNGPWYRYLFRFVLLFSYIIPISLRVNLDMGKAFYSWQIQNDPEIEGTVVRSTTIPEELGRISYLLTDKTGTLTQNEMVFKKIHLGVVAHDNDTFHHVAQAIESLTSNTGAGQEISPPAAKPSSIFGGNRLRRPEGWRVWEAVKALALCHNVTPVYDNDKAATNKAQEKQRNSPTRSTINMETKKSSDEITYQASSPDEIALVKWTEQVGLALVARDLNSVTLQLRHKVKNKKGGNQSSTPATPSSSSTASTASLDSIGGSDGLMKFHILQVFPFTSESKRMGIIVKDAQTGEITFYLKGADVVMSAIVQYNDWLSEESGNMAREGLRTLVVAKKVLTEDQYNDFETRFNAARLSVTDRTAKVSAVVESLEREMELLCLTGVEDRLQDGVRPTLELLRNAGVRVWMLTGDKLETATCIAKSSQLVGRNQGLHILKSVQTRTDAHLELNQFRRKQGCALVVSGESLEVCLQYYDIEFMELATACPAVVCCRCSPTQKAQVVDLIQKHTGKRTCAVGDGGNDVSMIQQSDAGIGIEGREGRQASLAGDFSIPQFSHIAKLLLVHGRRSYKRSAALSQFVIHRGLIISTMQAVFSAVFYLSSVALYQGFLMVGYATVYTMFPVFSLVLDQDIDSAIAITYPELYKELAKGRSLSYKTFFVWVLISIYQGGVIMYGALILFEDEFIHIVAISFSALILTELIMVALTIRTWHRLMVLAEIFSLMLYLISLAVLHEYFDWEFIWSYDFLWKVSTITLVSCLPLYIIKFLRKKFSPPSYSKLT
- the LOC119653225 gene encoding probable phospholipid-transporting ATPase IIA isoform X3, with protein sequence MDDTSQSSPTTPIAKENIPLINKPRRRWYFFSCWWWAWRKWFAPRELRARTVRIGRSIDEKFPPNEIRNQKYNLITFLPLVLFEQFRFFLNLYFLLMALSQFIPDIRIGYPYTYWGPLCFVLAVTICREAVDDFRRHQRDHEVNSQKYKRLIPSDLQYEMVPSSKLKVGDIVIVEKDERVPADLVLLRTSDKSGSVFVRTDQLDGETDWKLRLAVSMTQKLNSDSDLFNIDASIYIEKPQNDIHSFIGTFSIQDGNDEGSLNVENTLWANTVVAAGTATGIVIYTGCETRSVMNNSSPRSKVGLLDMEINGLTKVLFCAVMGLALVMMCLKGFNGPWYRYLFRFVLLFSYIIPISLRVNLDMGKAFYSWQIQNDPEIEGTVVRSTTIPEELGRISYLLTDKTGTLTQNEMVFKKIHLGVVAHDNDTFHHVAQAIESLTSNTGAGQEISPPAAKPSSIFGGNRLRRPEGWRVWEAVKALALCHNVTPVYDNDKAATNKAQEKQRNSPTRSTINMETKKSSDEITYQASSPDEIALVKWTEQVGLALVARDLNSVTLQLRHKVKNKKGGNQSSTPATPSSSSTASTASLDSIGGSDGLMKFHILQVFPFTSESKRMGIIVKDAQTGEITFYLKGADVVMSAIVQYNDWLSEESGNMAREGLRTLVVAKKVLTEDQYNDFETRFNAARLSVTDRTAKVSAVVESLEREMELLCLTGVEDRLQDGVRPTLELLRNAGVRVWMLTGDKLETATCIAKSSQLVGRNQGLHILKSVQTRTDAHLELNQFRRKQGCALVVSGESLEVCLQYYDIEFMELATACPAVVCCRCSPTQKAQVVDLIQKHTGKRTCAVGDGGNDVSMIQQSDAGIGIEGREGRQASLAGDFSIPQFSHIAKLLLVHGRRSYKRSAALSQFVIHRGLIISTMQAVFSAVFYLSSVALYQGFLMVGYATVYTMFPVFSLVLDQDIDSAIAITYPELYKELAKGRSLSYKTFFVWVLISIYQGGVIMYGALILFEDEFIHIVAISFSALILTELIMVALTIRTWHRLMVLAEIFSLMLYLISLAVLHEYFDWEFIWSYDFLWKVSTITLVSCLPLYIIKFLRKKFSPPSYSKLT
- the LOC119653225 gene encoding probable phospholipid-transporting ATPase IIA isoform X2, encoding MMDMQLRDFEMSDSETELLINPAAVAAAAGRTTRLRLRNERNGERVHLLPPDTTGILFPKNRRRRNFTLASCCRTLICGCWWWAWRKWFAPRELRARTVRIGRSIDEKFPPNEIRNQKYNLITFLPLVLFEQFRFFLNLYFLLMALSQFIPDIRIGYPYTYWGPLCFVLAVTICREAVDDFRRHQRDHEVNSQKYKRLIPSDLQYEMVPSSKLKVGDIVIVEKDERVPADLVLLRTSDKSGSVFVRTDQLDGETDWKLRLAVSMTQKLNSDSDLFNIDASIYIEKPQNDIHSFIGTFSIDGNDEGSLNVENTLWANTVVAAGTATGIVIYTGCETRSVMNNSSPRSKVGLLDMEINGLTKVLFCAVMGLALVMMCLKGFNGPWYRYLFRFVLLFSYIIPISLRVNLDMGKAFYSWQIQNDPEIEGTVVRSTTIPEELGRISYLLTDKTGTLTQNEMVFKKIHLGVVAHDNDTFHHVAQAIESLTSNTGAGQEISPPAAKPSSIFGGNRLRRPEGWRVWEAVKALALCHNVTPVYDNDKAATNKAQEKQRNSPTRSTINMETKKSSDEITYQASSPDEIALVKWTEQVGLALVARDLNSVTLQLRHKVKNKKGGNQSSTPATPSSSSTASTASLDSIGGSDGLMKFHILQVFPFTSESKRMGIIVKDAQTGEITFYLKGADVVMSAIVQYNDWLSEESGNMAREGLRTLVVAKKVLTEDQYNDFETRFNAARLSVTDRTAKVSAVVESLEREMELLCLTGVEDRLQDGVRPTLELLRNAGVRVWMLTGDKLETATCIAKSSQLVGRNQGLHILKSVQTRTDAHLELNQFRRKQGCALVVSGESLEVCLQYYDIEFMELATACPAVVCCRCSPTQKAQVVDLIQKHTGKRTCAVGDGGNDVSMIQQSDAGIGIEGREGRQASLAGDFSIPQFSHIAKLLLVHGRRSYKRSAALSQFVIHRGLIISTMQAVFSAVFYLSSVALYQGFLMVGYATVYTMFPVFSLVLDQDIDSAIAITYPELYKELAKGRSLSYKTFFVWVLISIYQGGVIMYGALILFEDEFIHIVAISFSALILTELIMVALTIRTWHRLMVLAEIFSLMLYLISLAVLHEYFDWEFIWSYDFLWKVSTITLVSCLPLYIIKFLRKKFSPPSYSKLT